GCGCGCTCGCACTGGTGGAGGCAACCGAGGCCGTCCAGGGCACCAGCTACGGGATGGCCGCCCTGTTGTACCGGGGGAAGCCGCTGCTCGGCGTGCTCGCGGCAAAGCACCACCTGAGCGTCTTCCCGTTCAGCTCACGGGTCGTGGACGCGGTGCGCGACCGGCTCGACACCTTCGAGCTGTCCAAGGGCACCATCCGGTTCTCCGTCGACCAGCCGATCCCGGACGAGGTCGTCCGTGATGTCGTGCGGCTCCGGATGGCGGAGATCGACGGAGCCGGCTAGCGCGTCGGGTGCCAGCAGGACGTCCGCTCCGGCCGCGCCGGGACGCTGCCGCTCGGCGCAGCTGCCGGGCCCCTGGCCGCCCGCGGCCGCCGAGTGCTTGGATGCCGACTGCTTAGACCCGGCGAACCAAGCGACTGGTTCACACAGGCGCAACATCTGGCTGGCACGATCCGCCCCGTCCCATTAGCCCCCGACCGTAACTGTTCAGGTCCCTCACGGCGTGGCGGGTTGATCTTGTCGTGAGGTGCGGGAGGCTTCACTTGTCCGTTCTGCGACTTCCCCCGCAGGCAGGTGCTCTTCGTGGTCGATCCGTCGGTTTCTGCTGTGCCACCGGCTCCCTCGGTGGAGGAGTTGCTCGTCCTGCTTGCTCAGCGCGATGCGCTGATCGCGGCGTTGGCGGGTCGGGTGGCGGAGTTGGAAGCGCGGCTGGGAAAGAACTCCCGGAACTCCTCGAAGCCACCGAGCAGCGACGGTCTGGCCAAGCCGGCGCCGAAGTCGTTGCGCAGGTCCTCGGGGCGTAAGCCTGGCAAGCAGCAGGGCGGTCACGGGTTCCGGCTGGAACCTCGGGCAGTGCCTGATGAGGTGCGGACGCATGCTCCGATCGACTGTCGGGGGTGTGGTTGTGATCTTGTTGAGGCGCCGGTCGTGGGTGTCGAGGTTCGTCAGGTCTTCGACCTGCCGAGCATCGAGCTGATCGCGGTTGAGCACCGCGCGCAGCGACGGGCGTGTTCGTGCGGCGCGGTGACCCGTGCGGAGTTCCCCGCCGAGGCGACCGCACCGACGTGTTACGGACCGGGTGTGGCGGCGCTGGCGGCCTATCTGCTGGGCCGGCAGCACTTGCCGGTGG
This genomic interval from Actinomycetes bacterium contains the following:
- a CDS encoding DUF6444 domain-containing protein, with protein sequence MVDPSVSAVPPAPSVEELLVLLAQRDALIAALAGRVAELEARLGKNSRNSSKPPSSDGLAKPAPKSLRRSSGRKPGKQQGGHGFRLEPRAVPDEVRTHAPIDCRGCGCDLVEAPVVGVEVRQVFDLPSIELIAVEHRAQRRACSCGAVTRAEFPAEATAPTCYGPGVAALAAYLLGRQHLPVERAAECLQEAYGAGGVHRVAGLAAAECGGPPDGFL
- a CDS encoding DUF1801 domain-containing protein — translated: MPAVDDYLDGLDDPTRSAFERIRALALVEATEAVQGTSYGMAALLYRGKPLLGVLAAKHHLSVFPFSSRVVDAVRDRLDTFELSKGTIRFSVDQPIPDEVVRDVVRLRMAEIDGAG